A region from the Anaeromyxobacter diazotrophicus genome encodes:
- a CDS encoding YdcF family protein codes for MFLTLSKLLDLLVAPLTWALALALGAALARARPARARALAAAGAAVLYLFSIEPVATLLMAAVEAPARSTYRPEVVYDAVVVLSGEVDAAAARRSGRLELTEGADRLVAAYELLRGGRARAALLSGGSAFPVPGERSEAELVAATLRGWGIAPDRLVVEGASRNTRENAVEAARVAGARGWRSLLLVTSAFHLPRALGCFRRVGLSPDALPVDARAGDGRRRSWLPRASALGQSTEALREWTGRLVYWAMGYTA; via the coding sequence GTGTTCCTGACCCTCTCGAAGCTGCTCGACCTGCTGGTGGCGCCGCTCACCTGGGCGCTCGCCCTCGCGCTGGGGGCGGCGCTGGCGCGGGCCAGGCCCGCCCGCGCCCGGGCGCTCGCGGCCGCTGGCGCCGCCGTCCTCTACCTGTTCTCGATCGAGCCGGTCGCCACCCTGCTCATGGCCGCGGTGGAGGCGCCCGCGCGCTCGACCTACCGGCCCGAGGTGGTCTACGACGCCGTGGTCGTGCTCTCGGGCGAGGTGGACGCCGCGGCCGCGCGCCGGAGCGGCCGGCTCGAGCTCACCGAGGGCGCCGACCGGCTGGTGGCGGCCTACGAGCTCCTGCGCGGCGGCCGCGCGCGCGCGGCGCTGCTCTCCGGCGGGTCGGCCTTCCCGGTGCCGGGGGAGCGGAGCGAGGCGGAGCTCGTCGCGGCGACCCTGCGCGGGTGGGGGATCGCCCCCGACCGGCTCGTCGTCGAGGGGGCGAGCCGCAACACCCGCGAGAACGCGGTGGAGGCGGCCCGCGTGGCCGGGGCGCGGGGCTGGCGCTCGCTCCTGCTCGTCACGAGCGCGTTTCACCTGCCCCGCGCGCTCGGCTGCTTCCGCCGGGTCGGCCTCTCGCCCGACGCGCTGCCGGTGGACGCGCGCGCCGGCGACGGCCGCCGCCGGAGCTGGCTGCCGCGCGCCAGCGCGCTCGGCCAGAGCACGGAGGCGCTCCGCGAGTGGACCGGCCGGCTCGTCTACTGGGCGATGGGCTACACCGCCTGA
- a CDS encoding LysR family transcriptional regulator, which produces MELRHLRYFVSVAEELHFGRAAARLHIAQPPLSQQIRQLEAELGFALFVRAHRRVRLTEAGRTFLAGARAVLDRAAQAAADARRVARGETGALAVGFVASATYGFVPSLFRAFRRRLPGVALALSELSTEEQLAALRSGAIQVGLGRPPADDPAVAAEPLLDEPLVAALPAAHRLARGRAVPLAALADEPFVLFPRHPRPGWADHILSLCRAAGFRPPVAQEALELSTALALVAAGIGVTLVPASVRTLRPRGLVYRPLASPAPTTRLLALYRRDDAPPAVHRFVEVAREVLGREGRPPRGGG; this is translated from the coding sequence ATGGAGCTCCGCCACCTCCGCTACTTCGTCTCGGTCGCCGAGGAGCTGCACTTCGGGCGGGCGGCGGCGCGCCTGCACATCGCCCAGCCCCCGCTCAGCCAGCAGATCCGGCAGCTCGAGGCGGAGCTGGGGTTCGCGCTCTTCGTCCGCGCGCACCGCCGGGTCCGGCTCACCGAGGCGGGCCGTACCTTCCTCGCCGGGGCGCGGGCGGTGCTCGACCGCGCCGCGCAGGCGGCCGCGGACGCGCGGCGGGTCGCGCGCGGCGAGACCGGGGCGCTGGCGGTCGGCTTCGTCGCCTCCGCCACCTACGGCTTCGTGCCGTCGCTCTTCCGCGCCTTCCGCCGCCGGCTCCCCGGCGTGGCGCTCGCGCTCTCGGAGCTCTCCACCGAGGAGCAGCTGGCGGCGCTCCGCAGCGGCGCCATCCAGGTGGGCCTGGGCCGGCCGCCCGCCGACGACCCGGCCGTCGCCGCCGAGCCGCTCCTCGACGAGCCGCTCGTGGCGGCGCTCCCGGCGGCGCACCGGCTGGCGCGCGGCCGGGCGGTGCCGCTCGCCGCGCTCGCCGACGAGCCGTTCGTGCTCTTCCCGCGGCACCCGCGCCCGGGGTGGGCCGACCACATCCTCTCGCTCTGCCGGGCGGCGGGGTTCCGGCCGCCGGTGGCGCAGGAGGCGCTGGAGCTCTCGACGGCGCTGGCGCTGGTCGCGGCCGGCATCGGCGTGACGCTGGTGCCCGCCTCGGTCCGCACGCTGCGCCCGCGCGGGCTCGTCTACCGCCCGCTGGCCTCGCCCGCGCCCACCACCCGGCTCCTGGCGCTCTACCGCCGGGACGACGCCCCCCCGGCGGTGCACCGCTTCGTGGAGGTGGCGCGCGAGGTGCTCGGGCGGGAGGGGCGCCCGCCGCGCGGCGGGGGCTAG